One Setaria italica strain Yugu1 chromosome I, Setaria_italica_v2.0, whole genome shotgun sequence DNA window includes the following coding sequences:
- the LOC101778566 gene encoding uncharacterized protein LOC101778566 has product MDRWTGVVHVPLSRGGSLFRVAASLVLSPAKTLAVPRANAILFTGDRVRGTGDPAIERLSDAAHIAGVLAGKLSGETNAWVVDAACFTGPFAVYRELVPSVDAAGHPKGYNPTGFPAAAGIANILAHGIAEIQNKFLGCSAKESAVNQHRSTTLSSYCPPRTIILGFSKGGVVVNQLMAELSFWASESMKNLFDVSQPNPSHSSHNLLVPTSISDVLPSVSEFHYVDVGLNCAGAYITDQAVIKKIGDYVLHTGRNLRFVLHGTPRQWSDPNRLWICKEKDIMLQLLRDEAQRCDGRLLISEKMYFDGRPRSLLMHFEILEAMVIS; this is encoded by the exons atggaCCGGTGGACCGGCGTCGTACACGTTCCTCTCTCCCGAGGCGGGTCTCTCTTCCGCGTCGCCGCCTCGCTCGTCCTCTCGCCCGCCAAAACGCTCGCC GTTCCACGCGCCAACGCGATCCTCTTCACGGGCGACCGCGTCCGCGGCACCGGTGACCCGGCGATCGAGCGGCTCTCCGACGCCGCTCACATCGCCGGGGTTCTCGCTGGGAAGCTCAGCGGGGAGACCAACGCATGGGTGGTCGACGCCGCATGCTTCACGGGGCCATTTGCGGTGTACCGAGAACTTGTCCCGTCCGTGGACGCCGCTGGACATCCCAAGGGATATAACCCCACTGGCTTCCCAGCTGCTGCCGGCATTGCCAACATCCTTGCGCACGGCATTGCTGAG ATACAAAATAAGTTCTTGGGGTGCTCAGCAAAGGAGTCGGCTGTTAATCAGCATCGTTCCACAACATTGTCATCCTACTGTCCTCCTAGGACTATCATCCTGGGATTCAGCAAAGGTGGCGTTGTTGTCAACCAGCTTATGGCAGAACTTTCGTTTTGGGCATCAGAATCAATGAAAAACTTGTTCGATGTTTCACAACCGAATCCATCTCATTCAAGCCATAATCTCCTGGTTCCTACTTCGATTAGTGATGTGTTACCAAGTGTTTCTGAATTCCATTATGTGGATGTGGGCCTAAATTGTGCTGGAGCGTACATTACTGACCAAGCGGTGATCAAGAAGATCGGCGATTATGTTTTGCATACTGGTCGGAACCTTCGGTTTGTCCTTCATGGTACTCCGAGGCAGTGGTCTGATCCAAACCGGTTATGGATTTGCAAGGAGAAAGACATAATGCTGCAGCTGCTTCGAGATGAGGCTCAGAGGTGTGATGGGAGACTGTTGATATCTGAAAAGATGTATTTTGATGGTAGACCTCGCAGTCTGCTGATGCATTTTGAGATTTTGGAAGCAATGGTTATTAGCTGA